One Phaseolus vulgaris cultivar G19833 chromosome 4, P. vulgaris v2.0, whole genome shotgun sequence DNA window includes the following coding sequences:
- the LOC137837999 gene encoding protein SAR DEFICIENT 1-like, translating to MAAKRLFNDSQRDPDDKPDDKRMRNNTARPSFASVIGDVVMVNNLEHLFTALEPVLRRVVSEELEGGLRRWSLSHRSPSLRLRAMEQPSSLQLGFSKRLFLPIFTSSRILDFEENPMSIVLMEKSNNNQMVPTSLPHAIKLEIVALDGDFTPSENEGWTSDEFNRHILKERPGKRPLLAGELNLIMRDGIAPTGDMEFTDNSSWIRCRKFRVAVRVAPGSTQGVRIREGMTEAFVVKDHRGELYRKRYPPMLHDEVWRLEKIGKDGPYHKKLSSEGIKTVQEFLKLAVVDVLKLRNILGVSMSDKMWEVAIKHAMSCEMGSKLYIYHGPHFTIFLDPICKLVRAEVNGQTFSNRDQIPHLNKAYIDKLVREAYAKWPNLEEIDGVLNDNIAVLIQGDQPSASVVTYDQNHYYSEKSGSYVANNNTQMGCEWSLNQPYSTEAFGNEFPFSFSATQTDGDMTASGSSSVDVDGATTRHN from the exons ATGGCGGCGAAAAGATTGTTCAATGATTCTCAACGAGACCCTGATGATAAGCCAGACGACAAACGGATGAGAAATAACACTGCTAGACCGTCTTTTGCTTC TGTAATTGGAGATGTGGTCATGGTAAATAACTTGGAGCATCTTTTCACTGCCTTGGAACCTGTGCTTAGAAGAGTG GTGAGTGAGGAACTTGAGGGAGGTTTGAGACGGTGGTCACTCTCCCATAGGTCTCCTTCATTGAGACTTCGAGCAATGGAGCAGCCATCAAGCTTGCAACTAGGGTTCAGCAAGAGGCTTTTCCTTCCAATTTTCACAAGTAGCAGGATTCTTGACTTTGAAGAGAACCCCATGAGCATAGTTCTGATGGAAAAAAGCAACAATAACCAAATGGTACCCACAAGTCTCCCACATGCCATCAAGCTAGAGATTGTGGCTCTTGATGGAGATTTTACTCCTTCTGAAAACGAGGGTTGGACGAGTGATGAATTTAACAGACACATATTGAAAGAGAGACCGGGGAAGAGACCTTTACTTGCAGGAGAATTGAACTTGATCATGCGAGATGGAATTGCACCAACTGGGGACATGGAATTCACAGATAACTCTAGCTGGATTCGCTGCAGAAAGTTCAGAGTTGCAGTGAGAGTAGCACCAGGAAGTACTCAAGGAGTTCGGATTCGTGAAGGAATGACTGAAGCATTTGTTGTCAAGGATCACCGTGGAGAAT TGTACAGAAAACGCTACCCTCCAATGCTTCATGACGAAGTGTGGCGCCTGGAAAAGATCGGTAAAGATGGACCTTACCACAAAAAGTTGTCTTCTGAGGGCATAAAAACAGTCCAAGAATTTCTTAAACTAGCAGTTGTTGATGTTCTTAAGCTAAGAAAT ATTTTGGGCGTGTCGATGTCAGACAAAATGTGGGAAGTGGCAATCAAACATGCAATGAGTTGTGAGATGGGGAGCAAGTTGTACATTTATCATGGACCACACTTTACTATTTTTCTGGATCCAATTTGCAAATTAGTTAGAGCAGAGGTCAATGGACAGACATTTTCAAACAGAGATCAAATTCCCCATTTGAACAAG GCTTACATAGACAAATTGGTGAGAGAAGCATATGCAAAATGGCCTAACTTGGAGGAGATAGATGGGGTTCTGAACGATAACATTGCTGTTTTAATCCAAG GTGATCAACCTTCTGCATCAGTAGTGACATATGATCAGAATCATTATTACAGTGAGAAATCTGGCAGCTATGTTGCAAATAACAACACACAAATGGGATGCGAGTGGTCACTGAATCAACCCTACAGCACAGAAGCGTTTGGTAATGAGTTTCCTTTTAGTTTCTCAGCAACACAGACAGATGGAGACATGACCGCTTCAGGTTCTAGCTCTGTGGATGTTGATGGAGCCACAACAAGGCACAACTAG
- the LOC137838000 gene encoding glycosyltransferase BC10-like, whose protein sequence is MKNKEQQGKGDGKGAGSYLNLFFAQLDLLNFFGHALVFGIGLLIGITLTFFVKNFSFINFQIQQFSLPSNTLKPPPFSPISSNISLPIPDIKTKNESHCFEGLVLDSGKKNTSSSPQKDNQTIPSSNSTLVTKVVNFTRIGLSEFLKSPMAMHDMSDEELLWKASMVPMIHKLPFKQTPKVAFMFLTKGPVLLAPLWERFFKGNEGLYSIYVHSYPSSNETVPKNSVFHGRNIPSKEVRWGENSMIEAERRLLANALLDFSNQRFVLLSESCIPLFNFSTIYTYLMNSTKTFVEAYDLPGEVGRGRYRTQMRPQIRLSQWRKGSQWFQIDRFLALQTVSDYHYFPVFLKYCNPNCYSDEHYLPTFVSIKFWKRNSNRTLTWVDWAKGGAHPSRYYRNDVNNEFLNKLRFGTSCDYNGHTTNICHLFARKFTTHALDRLLRFAPKLMQFN, encoded by the exons ATGAAGAACAAGGAGCAACAGGGCAAAGGTGATGGCAAAGGTGCAGGATCATATCTGAACCTTTTTTTTGCTCAACTAGACCTTCTCAACTTCTTTGGTCATGCTCTAGTTTTTGGCATTGGTTTACTCATTGGAATCACACTCACTTTCTTTGTCAAGAATTTCTCCTTCATCAACTTTCAAATCCAGCAATTCTCCCTCCCATCCAACACCCTCAAACCACCACCTTTCTCTCCAATCTCCTCCAATATCTCATTGCCAATACCAGACATCAAAACAAAGAATGAGTCTCACTGTTTTGAAGGATTAGTCCTTGATTCTGGAAAGAAAAACACCTCATCTTCACCCCAGAAGGATAACCAAACCATACCTTCTTCTAATTCCACCTTGGTCACAAAGGTGGTGAATTTCACCAGGATTGGATTGAGTGAGTTCTTGAAGTCCCCCATGGCCATGCATGATATGAGTGATGAAGAGTTGTTGTGGAAAGCctccatggttcccatgattcACAAACTCCCATTCAAACAGACCCCAAAGGTTGCATTCATGTTTTTGACAAAAGGGCCTGTGCTGTTGGCTCCTCTGTGGGAGAGATTTTTCAAAGGAAATGAAGGGTTGTATTCCATCTATGTCCATTCCTACCCTTCTTCCAATGAAACAGTGCCTAAAAACTCTGTCTTTCATGGCCGCAATATCCCTAGTAAG GAAGTGAGGTGGGGTGAGAACAGCATGATAGAAGCAGAGAGACGCTTATTAGCCAATGCACTCCTTGATTTCAGCAACCAACGTTTTGTACTACTCTCAGAGTCATGCATCCCTTTGTTCAACTTCTCCACCATCTACACTTATCTAATGAACTCAACAAAGACCTTTGTGGAGGCCTATGATCTGCCAGGGGAAGTGGGGCGTGGCAGGTACAGGACCCAAATGAGGCCTCAGATTAGGCTCTCCCAATGGAGAAAAGGGTCTCAATGGTTCCAAATAGACCGTTTTCTTGCCCTTCAAACAGTCTCTGACTACCACTACTTCCCAGTGTTCTTAAAGTACTGCAACCCCAATTGCTACAGTGATGAACACTACTTGCCCACATTTGTCAGCATCAAGTTTTGGAAGAGGAACTCCAATAGGACCTTGACATGGGTTGATTGGGCAAAGGGTGGTGCTCATCCTTCAAGGTATTACAGAAATGATGTGAACAATGAGTTTTTGAACAAGCTGAGGTTTGGAACATCATGTGACTACAATGGTCACACCACCAACATTTGTCATTTGTTTGCAAGGAAATTCACCACTCATGCTTTGGATAGATTGCTCAGATTTGCTCCAAAGCTCATGCAATTCAATTGA